The following proteins come from a genomic window of Mariniflexile sp. TRM1-10:
- a CDS encoding YfcC family protein, with protein MKKLKFPTAQTILIIIAGLVAILTWIVPSGKFDSLAYNKAENTFTRTSLEKKETLAATQETLDALQIKIPIEKFTNGDIWKPISIPNTYHKVKAKPQGFLAFIQSPIKGIIEAADIIFLVLFIGGLIGIMNFTGAFDAGISWLAETLKGKEFILILLVTVLIAIGGTTFGLAEETIAFYPILIPIFLAAKYDAMVALACIYLGSSIGTMCSTTNPFSTIIASDAAGINWTTGLIGRFIMLILGTLICILYTIRYAQRVKNDPSKSVIFSQKEAIEALFGNTTNSTVKLSTRLRLILFVFAMSFVVMIYGVSQLEWWFLEMTVVFLSGAVLIGFLAKIDEYTFVDLFVKGASDLLGVAIIIGIARGITILMNDGQISDTLLFYASNATNGMNKGVFINAMLYIYGGLSFFIPSSSGMAVLTMPIMSPLADGVGIGRELIVNAYQYGMGLFAFINPTGLILASLAIVKVGYDKWLKFVMPLVIILLIFTMIMMTISVYL; from the coding sequence TTGAAAAAATTAAAATTCCCAACGGCACAAACCATACTCATTATTATTGCTGGTTTGGTGGCTATTTTAACTTGGATCGTTCCTTCAGGAAAATTTGATTCTTTAGCTTATAATAAAGCTGAAAATACCTTTACAAGAACAAGTTTAGAGAAAAAGGAAACTTTAGCCGCTACACAAGAAACTTTAGATGCCTTACAAATTAAAATCCCCATAGAGAAATTTACAAATGGTGATATTTGGAAACCCATTAGCATCCCAAATACCTACCACAAAGTTAAAGCAAAACCTCAAGGGTTTTTAGCCTTTATACAATCACCCATAAAAGGTATTATTGAAGCTGCCGACATTATTTTTCTAGTTTTGTTTATAGGAGGTTTAATTGGAATAATGAATTTTACAGGTGCTTTTGATGCGGGTATTTCTTGGCTTGCCGAAACATTAAAAGGTAAAGAATTTATTTTAATTCTACTGGTAACCGTATTAATTGCCATTGGAGGCACCACTTTTGGGTTAGCTGAGGAAACCATCGCCTTTTACCCCATACTTATTCCTATATTTTTGGCTGCAAAATATGATGCCATGGTAGCGTTAGCCTGTATTTATTTAGGATCGTCTATTGGCACCATGTGCTCTACAACCAATCCATTTAGTACCATTATAGCTTCTGATGCCGCAGGTATTAACTGGACTACTGGATTAATAGGGCGTTTTATTATGCTGATTTTAGGAACACTTATCTGTATTCTTTACACCATTAGATATGCACAACGCGTAAAAAACGACCCTTCAAAATCTGTTATTTTTAGTCAAAAAGAAGCCATAGAGGCCCTGTTTGGCAATACAACAAATTCCACAGTTAAACTATCTACCCGTTTACGACTTATCCTCTTTGTATTTGCCATGTCCTTTGTTGTCATGATTTATGGCGTGTCTCAATTAGAATGGTGGTTTTTAGAAATGACCGTTGTGTTTTTATCAGGTGCAGTACTGATTGGATTTTTAGCCAAAATTGACGAATATACCTTTGTTGATCTATTTGTTAAAGGCGCTAGCGATTTGCTTGGTGTTGCCATTATCATAGGAATAGCCCGAGGTATTACCATATTAATGAATGATGGACAAATAAGTGATACACTACTGTTTTATGCAAGCAATGCCACAAATGGTATGAATAAAGGTGTTTTTATTAACGCCATGCTTTATATTTATGGTGGATTATCGTTTTTCATTCCATCATCTTCTGGCATGGCGGTTTTAACCATGCCTATTATGTCTCCATTAGCCGATGGTGTTGGCATTGGAAGAGAACTCATAGTGAATGCCTATCAATACGGGATGGGCTTATTTGCTTTTATAAATCCAACGGGGTTAATTTTAGCTTCATTAGCCATTGTAAAAGTAGGCTATGATAAATGGCTGAAATTCGTCATGCCATTGGTTATCATTTTATTGATTTTCACAATGATCATGATGACTATTTCGGTTTATTTATAG
- a CDS encoding VOC family protein, with protein sequence MKNNQINYIEFKAANLEEIKVFYSKCFNWVFTDYGSNYIAFSESGLDGGFEKTDSKIVNGALVVLYHEDLSLIKNNVVQFGGNISKDIFSFPGGRRFHFLDPAGNELAVWSDK encoded by the coding sequence ATGAAAAACAATCAAATAAATTATATTGAATTCAAAGCTGCTAATCTCGAAGAAATCAAAGTGTTTTATAGCAAATGTTTTAATTGGGTTTTTACGGATTATGGATCAAATTATATAGCTTTTTCTGAAAGTGGTTTAGATGGTGGATTTGAAAAAACGGATTCAAAAATCGTGAATGGAGCATTAGTTGTTCTATATCATGAAGATTTAAGTTTGATTAAAAATAATGTTGTTCAATTTGGAGGTAACATATCAAAAGATATTTTTTCATTTCCAGGAGGAAGACGATTTCATTTTTTAGACCCAGCGGGTAATGAACTAGCTGTTTGGTCTGATAAATAA
- a CDS encoding OmpA/MotB family protein has protein sequence MKKILLLSLSTMFLLSSCVSKKQFTDLEAKYKESQDLLNSATVKLNTCLEDRAAATARATTLEEQVADLRKSNDNLQILSSKGASNIEKTLESIKEKDMKITRLQDALTKKDSITLAVVTSLKREVGINDPDIEINVEKGVVFISISDKLLFQSGSYIVTSRAKEVLAKVAKVVNGKPDFECMVEGHTDNVPYSSGVLVDNWDLSVKRSTSIIRVLQTLGVNPAQLIAAGRADYVPLVDNNTAENRAKNRRTRIVVLPKIDQFYDMVEKEMKNLSVQK, from the coding sequence ATGAAGAAAATCTTATTACTTAGCTTATCGACGATGTTTTTATTGAGCTCGTGCGTTTCTAAAAAACAATTTACAGACCTTGAAGCAAAATACAAAGAATCTCAAGATTTATTGAATTCTGCAACAGTTAAATTAAATACATGTTTAGAAGATAGAGCTGCTGCAACAGCAAGAGCAACTACTTTAGAAGAACAAGTTGCCGATTTAAGAAAAAGCAATGACAACTTACAAATATTATCTTCAAAAGGAGCTAGCAACATAGAGAAAACTCTAGAAAGCATCAAAGAAAAAGATATGAAAATTACACGTCTACAAGATGCTTTAACTAAAAAAGACAGTATTACACTTGCTGTAGTAACTAGCTTAAAACGTGAAGTAGGCATCAACGATCCGGACATTGAAATCAATGTTGAAAAAGGTGTAGTATTCATTTCTATTTCCGATAAATTATTATTCCAAAGTGGCAGCTACATCGTCACTTCAAGAGCTAAAGAAGTACTCGCTAAAGTTGCAAAAGTAGTAAACGGCAAACCGGATTTCGAATGTATGGTTGAAGGTCACACCGATAACGTTCCTTATTCAAGTGGTGTTCTAGTTGATAACTGGGATTTAAGTGTTAAGCGCTCTACTTCAATTATTAGAGTATTACAAACACTTGGTGTAAACCCTGCTCAGTTAATTGCTGCTGGACGTGCTGATTATGTGCCTTTAGTGGACAACAACACTGCTGAAAACAGAGCAAAAAACAGACGTACTCGTATTGTAGTGCTTCCTAAAATTGACCAATTCTATGATATGGTTGAAAAAGAAATGAAAAACCTTTCTGTTCAAAAATAA
- a CDS encoding SMP-30/gluconolactonase/LRE family protein: MKTYQLLLLFGIVVLISCKKNKKETIVQEPIKTEIVLTKLWETDTLLKTCEAVRYHKEKGVIYVSNIGNVPPSEKDGDGSMSIINLKGEIINQNWVTGMNAPKGIHFYNDKLYVTDIDAIVKIDIKSGAIDKRIAVENAIFLNDLDIDTSGDVYFTDSSDSKIYKLVNDEVSLWLDLEDMNPNGILVEKDRILVVSFSKGDFIAIDKTTKKPSVLATGIVKGDGIVPIKEGYLVSTWPGELFFVDKKHQGETANKILDTKEEKLNAADISIIPEENILLVPTFFGNKVVAYKIGNELI, translated from the coding sequence ATGAAAACATATCAACTTTTATTGCTATTTGGTATTGTGGTTTTAATTTCTTGTAAAAAAAACAAAAAAGAAACCATAGTACAAGAGCCTATTAAAACAGAAATAGTTTTAACCAAGCTATGGGAAACAGATACATTGCTTAAAACCTGTGAAGCTGTTAGATATCACAAAGAAAAAGGAGTCATTTATGTTTCCAATATAGGAAATGTGCCCCCAAGTGAAAAAGATGGGGATGGTAGTATGTCTATAATCAATCTGAAGGGTGAGATTATTAATCAGAATTGGGTAACAGGAATGAACGCTCCTAAAGGCATCCATTTTTATAATGACAAACTGTATGTTACAGATATTGATGCCATTGTTAAAATAGATATAAAATCGGGTGCTATTGATAAACGAATTGCTGTTGAAAACGCTATTTTTTTAAATGATTTGGATATAGACACGAGTGGTGATGTGTATTTTACAGATTCCAGTGATAGCAAAATTTACAAACTTGTAAATGATGAAGTCTCATTATGGTTGGATTTAGAAGACATGAATCCTAACGGCATACTTGTTGAAAAAGATCGAATTCTAGTAGTTTCATTTAGCAAAGGCGATTTTATAGCTATTGATAAAACAACAAAGAAACCCAGTGTTCTAGCTACGGGCATTGTTAAGGGTGATGGTATTGTGCCAATTAAAGAAGGGTATTTGGTTTCCACATGGCCTGGTGAGCTGTTTTTTGTTGATAAAAAACATCAAGGTGAAACAGCCAACAAAATATTAGATACTAAAGAAGAGAAACTTAACGCTGCCGATATTTCTATAATCCCCGAAGAAAACATCCTTTTAGTACCAACATTTTTTGGAAATAAGGTGGTTGCTTATAAAATTGGTAATGAACTCATTTAA
- a CDS encoding L-threonylcarbamoyladenylate synthase, translating to MAEFIRIYEENPNPKEIDRVVAVLKRGGLIIYPTDTVYGLGCDINNLRALERVAQIRGVKLEKANFSFVCHDLSHLSDYVKQIDTATFKILKRALPGPYTFILPGSNSLPNPFKKKKTVGIRIPANNIALEIVKKLGNPIISTSIHDDDAVIEYTTDPELILEKWDNLVDLVIDGGYGDNYASTVIDLSEDEPVVIREGKGSLEIF from the coding sequence ATGGCTGAGTTTATTAGAATATACGAAGAAAATCCCAATCCAAAAGAAATTGATCGGGTGGTTGCTGTTCTAAAACGAGGCGGGTTGATTATTTATCCAACCGATACGGTTTATGGTTTGGGATGTGATATTAATAATTTAAGAGCGCTTGAACGGGTGGCGCAAATAAGAGGCGTTAAGCTAGAAAAAGCCAATTTTTCGTTTGTTTGTCATGATTTAAGCCATTTAAGCGATTATGTAAAACAAATCGATACAGCGACTTTTAAAATATTAAAACGCGCACTTCCGGGACCTTACACATTTATTCTTCCGGGCTCTAACAGTTTGCCAAATCCATTTAAAAAGAAAAAAACGGTAGGTATCCGTATTCCTGCCAATAATATTGCATTGGAAATCGTAAAGAAACTGGGGAATCCCATAATTTCAACGTCTATTCATGATGATGACGCCGTTATTGAATATACCACCGACCCCGAACTTATTTTAGAAAAATGGGATAATTTGGTCGATTTGGTTATTGATGGTGGTTATGGTGATAACTATGCTTCTACGGTTATCGATTTATCGGAAGATGAACCCGTTGTTATTAGGGAAGGAAAGGGGAGTTTGGAGATATTTTAA
- the holA gene encoding DNA polymerase III subunit delta, whose protein sequence is MDEVKQLVTDIKNGKLRPIYFLMGEEPYYIDKISDFIEDTVLAEEERGFNQMVLYGRDVTVEDVVSNAKRYPMMAEYQVIIVKEAQDLSRSIEKLADYAKQPQPTTILVFNYKYKTIDKRKSLYKTLQKSGIVYESKKLYENQVADWIRRVLSSKNYTIAPKAAQMLVEFLGTDLSKISNELDKLQIILPKGTQITPEHIEENIGISKDFNNFELRHAIGEKNALKAYRIVNYFAENPKDNPMVVTVSLLFSFFSQLLHFHGLEDKSPRHVASALKVNPYFVNDYVTAARNYPMRKVSEVVSTLREFDVKSKGVGSNAVPQGDLLKELLVKILS, encoded by the coding sequence TTGGACGAAGTAAAACAATTAGTTACCGACATAAAAAACGGAAAGTTAAGACCCATTTATTTTTTAATGGGTGAAGAACCTTATTATATTGATAAAATTTCAGATTTTATTGAAGATACTGTTTTAGCCGAAGAAGAGCGTGGATTTAACCAAATGGTATTGTATGGGCGCGACGTTACTGTAGAAGATGTGGTCAGTAATGCCAAACGCTATCCTATGATGGCAGAATACCAAGTGATCATTGTAAAAGAAGCTCAAGATTTATCCCGTAGTATAGAAAAGTTGGCGGATTATGCCAAACAACCGCAACCCACAACTATTTTAGTTTTTAATTATAAGTATAAAACCATTGATAAGCGTAAATCGCTTTATAAAACCCTTCAAAAAAGTGGGATAGTTTACGAAAGTAAAAAACTGTACGAGAATCAGGTTGCCGATTGGATTCGACGCGTTTTGTCTTCCAAAAATTACACCATTGCGCCAAAAGCAGCCCAAATGCTCGTGGAGTTTTTAGGAACCGATTTAAGTAAAATAAGTAATGAACTAGATAAACTTCAAATAATATTACCAAAAGGCACCCAAATTACGCCCGAGCATATCGAGGAAAACATCGGTATAAGCAAAGACTTTAATAATTTTGAATTACGCCATGCCATTGGTGAAAAAAATGCTCTTAAAGCTTATAGAATTGTTAATTATTTCGCCGAAAATCCTAAGGACAATCCCATGGTTGTTACCGTGTCTTTATTGTTTAGTTTTTTTTCGCAATTGCTTCATTTTCATGGTCTGGAAGATAAATCGCCTCGACATGTTGCTTCAGCATTAAAAGTGAATCCGTATTTTGTTAACGACTATGTTACAGCTGCAAGAAATTACCCCATGAGGAAAGTAAGCGAAGTTGTTTCAACCCTTAGGGAGTTTGATGTTAAAAGCAAAGGTGTTGGTTCTAATGCCGTTCCGCAAGGCGATTTATTAAAAGAGTTATTGGTAAAAATATTATCTTAG
- a CDS encoding type I restriction enzyme HsdR N-terminal domain-containing protein — MLELNFPKFPFRFKNSENKISIFDCIRKKFVILQPEEWVRQHCILYLIEEKGYPKSLINIEKELIVNDLKKRYDIVVFNTDGNIHLIVECKAPSITVNQQTFDQIAQYNRVLSASYLMVTNGLNHYYCQMDFKNERYDFLKDIPNYNE; from the coding sequence TTGCTAGAGCTTAATTTTCCAAAGTTTCCGTTTCGATTCAAAAATAGCGAAAATAAAATTTCTATTTTCGATTGCATACGCAAAAAATTTGTGATTTTACAACCTGAAGAATGGGTACGCCAACATTGTATTTTATATTTAATTGAAGAAAAAGGATACCCGAAATCTTTAATAAATATTGAAAAAGAACTGATTGTTAACGATTTAAAAAAGCGTTACGATATTGTGGTTTTTAATACCGACGGAAATATCCATTTAATTGTAGAATGCAAAGCGCCATCAATTACGGTAAATCAACAAACATTCGACCAAATAGCACAATACAATCGCGTGCTGAGCGCTAGTTATTTAATGGTAACTAACGGATTAAATCATTATTATTGCCAAATGGACTTTAAAAATGAACGTTATGACTTTTTAAAAGACATTCCAAATTATAATGAATAA
- a CDS encoding glycosyltransferase family 2 protein, with protein MAELKIAIVILNWNGKKLLEQFLPSVIEYSKEATVYVADNASTDDSVSFVKTAFPLIEIIQNKENGGYAKGYNDALKHIEADIFCLLNSDVEVTVNWLSPIIETFTNEFNTAIIQPKLLDFNKRDYFEYAGAAGGFIDKYGYPYCRGRIFNTIEKDNGQYNDTTEVFWASGACLFIRKYVFNELNGLDEAFFAHMEEIDLCWRAKNLGYAVKYVGQSTIYHVGGATLNNANPKKTFLNFRNSLYTLTKNAKGNIFLIILIRLVLDGIAGIKFLVELKPKHTLAVLKAHFSFYAHLKQLLRQRKSVKNKIIYYQKTSIVLDYFVNSNVNYKS; from the coding sequence GTGGCAGAATTAAAAATAGCTATTGTTATACTAAACTGGAACGGAAAAAAACTATTAGAACAGTTTTTACCTTCCGTAATTGAATATTCTAAAGAAGCTACTGTTTATGTGGCAGACAATGCTTCTACCGATGATTCTGTGAGTTTTGTAAAAACAGCCTTTCCATTAATTGAAATAATTCAGAATAAAGAAAATGGTGGATACGCAAAAGGCTATAACGACGCGCTAAAACATATTGAAGCCGATATTTTCTGTCTTCTTAATAGTGATGTTGAAGTTACAGTAAATTGGCTCTCACCAATTATTGAAACCTTTACTAACGAATTCAACACAGCCATCATTCAGCCCAAATTATTAGATTTTAACAAGAGAGATTATTTTGAATATGCTGGTGCCGCAGGAGGATTTATCGATAAATATGGCTACCCCTATTGCAGAGGTCGAATTTTCAATACCATTGAAAAAGATAACGGACAGTATAACGATACTACCGAAGTATTTTGGGCATCGGGTGCTTGCTTATTTATTAGAAAGTACGTGTTTAACGAACTAAACGGCTTAGACGAAGCGTTTTTTGCCCACATGGAAGAAATAGATTTGTGCTGGCGGGCAAAAAACTTAGGCTATGCTGTTAAATATGTTGGGCAATCTACCATTTATCATGTTGGTGGAGCTACCCTTAACAATGCCAACCCAAAAAAAACATTTCTTAATTTCAGGAATAGTTTATATACATTAACCAAAAATGCAAAGGGTAATATTTTCCTTATTATCTTAATACGCTTGGTTTTAGATGGCATTGCAGGAATTAAATTTTTAGTAGAACTAAAACCAAAACATACCCTGGCTGTCTTAAAAGCACACTTTAGTTTTTACGCGCATTTAAAACAACTCTTAAGACAAAGAAAGTCAGTAAAAAACAAAATAATCTATTATCAAAAAACATCCATTGTTTTAGATTATTTCGTAAATAGTAACGTAAACTATAAAAGTTGA